Genomic segment of Halostella limicola:
GTGTCGTTCGACATACTCACAGGTAGGAGCCCCGTCGGGATGGGTGTTGCGACCGGGGAACGAGCCCGCACCGACCGGCCAGACGTCGCCGAGATGAGGAACAGCTCGGTCCCCGAGGCGACCGACGTTTTTGCCAGCGGGTGTGGTACACCGAGGCATGGACGTGAACGAGGTCATCAAGTCGATCGACGCGGCGAGAGACGAGTCGCTCAGCGAGAGCCGGAAGCGCGAGTCGGAGTACGACCGCCGTCGACAGGCGTACAAGAAGGCGATCCGCGAGGTCCGCGGGACCGCCGGCAACGACGAGGCGCGGGCGCTCGCAGACTGGATCGAGGCGCGCATCCGCGACGACGGCGAACTGCCGCGCGCGAGGGAGGTGCGTCAGAAGGGCGCGGACGTGGTCAGGGAGAGCGGCCGCTCCGTCTCGACGGGGTCGTGGCTCGGCGCGTGATCAGTCGGTCAGGCGCTTCACCGCGTCGCCGAACGCCTCCGGGAGCTCGCCCGCGATGACGTCCGTGTCCGTCTCGCCGTCCACGTTGACGAGGTACGTCCGGCCGCGGACGTCGCCGTACACCTCCTGGAAGTCGTAGACGAACCCGTAGACGTTCGCGTCCTCGGGCACGTCGTCGGCCTCGCGGAGGAACGCGACCTGCCGGTCGACGTTGTACTCGACGAGCTGATTTATGACGTCGGCTTCGGATGCGTCCTCGTCGACCGCGTCGCTCGCTAGCCCGTCCTCGACGACCGGGACGAGCGACCCGACCCACTTCATGATGCCCGGCGGCTCCTCGCCGGCCTCGCCGGTGACCGCCCGGTACGCC
This window contains:
- a CDS encoding carbonic anhydrase; protein product: MDETLLDLLEGNRSHVESLPEDYFDEVQEEQRPSVVSVCCSDSRVSQEGMWDVDEPGWIFTPSNVGNQTWDDHEGEQVVNGNLLYPIAHTETRTVAVVGHTGCGAVTAAYRAVTGEAGEEPPGIMKWVGSLVPVVEDGLASDAVDEDASEADVINQLVEYNVDRQVAFLREADDVPEDANVYGFVYDFQEVYGDVRGRTYLVNVDGETDTDVIAGELPEAFGDAVKRLTD